The Apodemus sylvaticus chromosome 5, mApoSyl1.1, whole genome shotgun sequence genome has a segment encoding these proteins:
- the LOC127684140 gene encoding olfactory receptor 1N1-like gives MENQSSVSEFFLRGISGFPEQQKLLYGLFLCMYLVTLTGNVLIILAIGSDPHLHTPMYFFLANLSFADMGLISSAVTKMLFNVQTQHHTISYTGCLTQMYLFMMFGDLDSFFLAVMAYDRYVAICHPLHYSTIMSARLCALMLALCWVLTNVVALTHTLLMARLSFCVVGEIDHFFCDITSVMKLSCSDTHVNELVLSGFGGTVLMVPFVSIVISYVHIVLAVLRVRSSGGSSKAFSTCSSHLCVVCVFYGTLFSVYLFPSSGKTTEKDVAAAAMYTVVTPMLNPFIYSLRNKDMKGALKRLLCHRKILSS, from the coding sequence ATGGAAAACCAGTCCAGTGTCTCTGAGTTTTTTCTACGAGGAATATCAGGGTTTCCAGAGCAACAGAAGCTACTCTATGGACTTTTCCTATGTATGTATCTTGTAACCTTAACTGGGAATGTGCTCATTATCTTGGCCATTGGTTCTGACCCACACCTTCACACTCCTATGTACTTCTTTTTGGCCAACTTGTCCTTTGCTGACATGGGTTTAATATCATCTGCAGTGACCAAGATGTTGTTTAATGTTCAGACTCAGCACCATACCATCTCCTATACTGGTTGTCTCACACAGATGTACTTATTCATGATGTTTGGTGATTTGGACAGCTTCTTCCTGGctgtgatggcctatgaccgctatgtggccatctgtcacCCTCTCCACTATTCCACAATCATGAGTGCCAGACTCTGTGCCCTGATGCTTGCCCTGTGCTGGGTTCTCACCAATGTAGTTGCCCTGACTCACACTCTCCTCATGGCTCGACTGTCCTTCTGTGTTGTTGGGGAAATAGATCACTTTTTCTGTGACATTACTTCTGTCATGAAGCTTTCATGCTCAGACACTCATGTCAATGAATTAGTGCTTTCTGGATTTGGAGGTACTGTACTCATGGTACCCTTTGTAAGCATTGTCATCTCTTATGTCCACATTGTACTTGCTGTCCTTAGGGTCCGGAGTTCTGGTGGGAGTTCAAAGGCCTTTTCTACCTGTAGTTCCCACCTCTGTGTGGTCTGTGTTTTCTATGGAACACTCTTCAGTGTCTATCTGTTCCCTTCCTCTGGAAAGACCACGGAAAAGGATGTTGCAGCTGCTGCAATGTATACAGTAGTGACTCCTATGTTGAACCCCTTCATCTATAGCTTAAGGAATAAGGACATGAAAGGAGCCCTAAAGAGGCTTCTCTGTCATAGGAAAATTTTATCTTCTTAG
- the LOC127684139 gene encoding olfactory receptor 1N1 — protein MENQSSVSEFFLQGLPGFPEQQQLLYGLFLCMYLITLTGNVLIILAIGSDPRLHTPMYFFLANLSFADMGLISSTVTKMLFNVQTQHHTISYTGCLTQMYFFLMFGDLDSFFLAVMAYDRYVAICHPLHYSTIMRARVCALMFALCWVLTNVVALTHTLLMARLSFCVVGEISHFFCDITPVLKLSCSDTHVNELVVFALGGTVLMVPFICIVISYIHIVVAILRVRTPGGGTKAFSTCSSHLCVVCVFYGTLFSAYLCPPSVVSTEKDVAAAVMYTVVTPMLNPFIYSLRNKDMKGALKRLLCHRRILFS, from the coding sequence ATGGAAAACCAGTCCAGTGTCTCTGAATTTTTTCTACAAGGACTACCAGGTTTTCCAGAGCAACAACAGCTACTCTATGGACTTTTCCTATGTATGTATCTTATCACCTTGACTGGGAATGTGCTCATTATCTTGGCCATTGGTTCTGACCCACGCCTTCACACTCCTATGTACTTCTTTTTGGCCAACTTGTCATTTGCTGACATGGGTTTAATATCATCTACAGTAACCAAGATGCTGTTTAATGTTCAGACTCAGCACCATACCATCTCCTATACTGGTTGTCTCACACAGATGTATTTCTTCCTGATGTTTGGTGATCTGGACAGCTTCTTCCTGGctgtgatggcctatgaccgctatgtggccatctgtcacCCTCTCCACTATTCCACAATCATGCGTGCCCGAGTCTGTGCCCTGATGTTTGCCCTGTGCTGGGTTCTCACCAATGTAGTTGCTCTGACTCACACTCTCCTCATGGCTCGGCTGTCCTTCTGTGTTGTTGGGGAAATATCTCACTTTTTCTGTGACATTACTCCTGTCCTGAAGCTCTCATGCTCTGACACTCATGTCAATGAACTAGTGGTTTTTGCCTTAGGAGGTACAGTACTAATGGTCCCTTTTATATGCATTGTTATCTCCTATATTCACATTGTAGTTGCCATCCTGAGGGTTCGAACCCCTGGTGGTGGTACAAAGGCCTTTTCTACCTGTAGCTCACACCTCTGTGTGGTCTGCGTTTTCTATGGAACACTCTTTAGTGCCTACTTGTGCCCTCCATCTGTAGTCTCTACAGAAAAGGATGTTGCAGCTGCTGTGATGTATACGGTCGTGACTCCCATGTTGAACCCCTTCATCTATAGCCTAAGAAACAAGGATATGAAAGGGGCCCTAAAGAGGCTTCTCTGtcataggagaattttattttcttaa